A window of Haliscomenobacter hydrossis DSM 1100 contains these coding sequences:
- a CDS encoding GMC oxidoreductase, with translation MRKTKICIIGLGTYGSYLTKRLLEHCGTSVDITILETGDKHTQSEQEIGFKSSSQYSNAASQGRFFGLGGTSAKWGGQILFFDERENPSKDSIWETIITLNQKYKRQVLKQLLGDRQLKKLDQYTYEQGAFKTGLWLKYTKRNLFQRLSATQLAQVELKKKVRVVAFKQDGEKILGVITINQEGLEEYIAADVFYLTAGAIESCRLLLQSMPELTQQTDLGKNFGDHISIELLRIYGQQPKIVGMSIVPRIINGSLATRRLIVQTQTGRIGFLHPIYNKDVQVFTLLKSILFGKQKSKVSIKDLLHGMLFLFLFGSKYLFFNKLHIHKNNWSLQLDLEQSFPNTNQLSLSGELDIYNQRGVSLNWNISDEDRACVAEIKDQVINMLKQQGTNYHDIASENDLGHKIEDVYHPVGFIRMGTDERAVANMNYQIEGTNNLFHFSTALLPSAKAINPTAAAFCFIEDHLDRSYSFLNKAI, from the coding sequence ATGCGAAAAACCAAAATCTGCATCATCGGCCTTGGCACCTACGGCTCTTATTTAACGAAAAGGCTTTTAGAGCACTGTGGTACTTCTGTGGACATTACCATCCTGGAAACAGGAGATAAACACACTCAATCCGAGCAAGAAATCGGGTTTAAATCTTCCTCACAGTACTCTAATGCGGCTAGCCAGGGTCGTTTTTTTGGCCTTGGCGGAACATCCGCAAAATGGGGTGGGCAAATTCTTTTTTTTGACGAACGAGAAAACCCATCTAAGGACTCAATCTGGGAAACAATCATTACCCTCAATCAAAAATACAAGCGCCAAGTGCTGAAACAACTCTTAGGTGACAGGCAACTCAAAAAGCTCGATCAATACACCTATGAACAAGGCGCCTTTAAAACTGGGCTGTGGCTCAAGTACACCAAGCGAAATCTGTTTCAACGCCTCAGCGCTACCCAATTGGCACAGGTAGAACTCAAGAAAAAAGTCCGTGTCGTTGCTTTTAAGCAGGACGGGGAAAAAATTCTGGGTGTCATCACGATAAATCAAGAAGGGCTTGAAGAGTATATTGCAGCAGATGTGTTTTATCTCACTGCGGGGGCGATTGAGTCTTGTCGATTATTGCTACAATCCATGCCAGAGTTAACCCAACAAACAGATCTGGGAAAAAATTTTGGTGACCATATTTCCATAGAACTGTTGAGGATTTATGGCCAACAGCCCAAGATAGTGGGCATGAGTATAGTGCCCCGCATCATCAATGGGTCACTAGCTACACGACGCTTGATTGTTCAAACTCAAACTGGACGAATTGGTTTTTTACATCCCATTTACAACAAAGATGTGCAAGTTTTCACCTTGCTCAAATCCATACTTTTTGGCAAGCAGAAAAGCAAAGTGTCTATCAAAGACTTATTGCACGGCATGCTTTTTCTTTTTCTTTTCGGATCGAAGTACTTATTTTTCAATAAATTACACATACATAAAAACAATTGGAGCTTACAATTAGATCTTGAGCAAAGTTTTCCCAACACCAATCAATTGTCATTGTCAGGTGAACTGGATATTTATAATCAGAGAGGTGTCAGTTTGAATTGGAACATATCAGACGAAGACCGTGCTTGTGTTGCAGAAATCAAAGATCAGGTCATTAATATGTTGAAGCAACAGGGTACTAACTATCATGACATAGCTTCGGAAAATGACCTCGGTCATAAAATTGAGGATGTATACCACCCCGTTGGATTTATACGAATGGGCACAGATGAACGTGCAGTAGCCAATATGAACTACCAAATCGAGGGTACGAATAATTTATTCCATTTTTCTACAGCTTTGTTACCTAGTGCCAAAGCCATCAATCCAACTGCGGCTGCATTTTGCTTCATAGAAGATCACTTAGATCGATCCTATTCTTTCTTAAACAAAGCCATATGA
- a CDS encoding aldo/keto reductase — translation MIDISLLQSQLHLGLGCSTFGGSKSAKEAKLILNLAFEEGINYFDLARSYGYGNAEAIVGDFIHGKRDKVFICSKFGILPPDPSSVKVKLIGLARTVKRMVPGLSSVVRQSAAQSFSKTVFTPELAQKSLHDSLRALKTDYLDLFLLHECSTSDVMREDVAAYLEKERSAGKIRHWGGTFLADANLKELLNIKTNIDALQFSFVDHQTFLKQKTDSLRILFSVFSMAPRFSNQVGEGISVVLSKHNEFERSFLQACHDLERGVILASMSSKEHIRQNLSLMANYKNILIE, via the coding sequence ATGATTGACATCAGTTTGTTGCAATCACAGCTTCATTTGGGGCTCGGTTGTTCTACTTTTGGGGGTAGTAAATCCGCCAAAGAAGCTAAACTTATCCTCAACCTGGCTTTTGAGGAAGGAATTAATTATTTTGATTTAGCCAGATCATATGGATATGGCAATGCGGAGGCCATTGTAGGCGATTTTATTCACGGCAAACGAGACAAGGTGTTCATCTGTTCCAAGTTTGGAATTTTACCCCCCGATCCTAGCTCCGTTAAAGTAAAATTGATTGGTTTGGCTCGGACGGTCAAACGAATGGTTCCCGGGCTTAGTAGTGTAGTTCGTCAATCAGCCGCACAAAGTTTTTCCAAAACTGTTTTTACTCCTGAGTTAGCCCAAAAGTCCTTACACGATAGCCTTCGGGCGCTAAAAACGGATTATCTTGATCTTTTTTTATTGCATGAATGTTCAACTAGTGATGTGATGAGGGAAGACGTAGCTGCATATTTGGAAAAAGAACGATCTGCTGGCAAAATCAGACATTGGGGCGGCACTTTTTTGGCAGATGCCAATTTGAAAGAGCTATTGAACATTAAAACGAACATTGATGCGCTTCAGTTTAGTTTTGTTGATCACCAGACCTTTTTAAAGCAAAAAACTGACTCGCTAAGAATCCTATTCTCTGTTTTTTCAATGGCACCACGATTCTCGAACCAAGTAGGCGAGGGTATAAGTGTAGTTTTATCAAAACATAACGAGTTTGAACGATCTTTTTTGCAAGCTTGCCATGACTTGGAGCGAGGTGTAATCCTGGCTTCGATGAGTTCGAAAGAGCACATTAGACAAAACCTGAGTCTAATGGCGAATTACAAGAATATACTCATTGAGTAA
- a CDS encoding XrtY-associated glycosyltransferase XYAG1, translating to MSNQFTVLQIASTYKPAWTYGGPVISTSRLCEALVKTQTDLELLTTSANGKKELEVPLGKRLNIDGVLTTYYRRWIGYNIHFTPGLLCAFLQKHKRFKVIHIHEWWNSVAVLTVVLCKCVGRKPVLTPRGMLSPYTLRSPLKRLFQRWVGAWLLRGTILHATSEQEAAEALELVPGWSHFILPNIIELPALGQYPPAQKASEVFRLVFLSRVHPKKGLENLLAALAQLDFPWHLQVVGTGEATYLAQLQAEARALGIAQQIEWLGWREGAEKFQLLANADLYVLPSQNENFANAALEALSVGTPVLLSAQVGLSAYVRTQALGWIYDGTTAGLLQALQSAYTAAGQRTEIRQKAPSLVLADFGAERIAQQYLAAYQNFGLL from the coding sequence TTGAGTAATCAATTCACCGTATTACAGATTGCTTCTACCTATAAGCCCGCCTGGACTTATGGGGGGCCAGTAATTAGTACTTCTAGACTGTGTGAAGCTTTAGTAAAAACTCAAACTGATCTAGAGTTACTGACGACAAGTGCAAATGGTAAAAAAGAGTTAGAAGTGCCGCTGGGCAAAAGATTAAATATAGATGGAGTTCTGACAACTTATTACCGCCGTTGGATAGGGTATAACATTCATTTTACCCCGGGTTTACTTTGCGCTTTTTTGCAGAAACACAAAAGATTCAAGGTTATTCACATACATGAATGGTGGAATTCAGTAGCAGTACTGACAGTTGTATTGTGCAAATGTGTAGGTAGAAAACCCGTACTTACGCCTCGCGGCATGCTAAGTCCTTACACCTTGCGCAGTCCGCTCAAGCGGCTGTTTCAGCGTTGGGTGGGGGCCTGGTTGTTGCGGGGCACCATTTTACACGCCACTTCGGAGCAGGAAGCAGCCGAAGCACTGGAGCTGGTGCCCGGTTGGTCGCATTTTATACTACCGAACATCATCGAGTTGCCCGCACTGGGGCAATACCCGCCAGCGCAGAAGGCAAGCGAGGTGTTCCGCCTGGTTTTTCTCTCGCGGGTGCATCCCAAGAAGGGTTTGGAAAACCTTCTGGCCGCACTGGCTCAGCTGGATTTCCCCTGGCATTTACAGGTGGTCGGCACGGGAGAGGCTACTTATTTGGCACAATTACAGGCGGAGGCCAGGGCGCTCGGAATTGCACAGCAGATCGAGTGGCTGGGCTGGCGCGAGGGTGCCGAAAAATTCCAGTTGTTGGCCAATGCTGACCTCTACGTCTTGCCCTCCCAAAACGAAAATTTTGCCAATGCGGCCTTGGAGGCTTTGTCGGTGGGTACACCGGTGCTCCTGAGTGCGCAGGTTGGCCTGAGTGCCTACGTACGCACACAAGCCTTGGGCTGGATATACGATGGAACCACAGCAGGGCTTTTACAGGCTTTGCAGAGCGCCTATACCGCTGCAGGCCAACGTACTGAAATTCGGCAAAAAGCCCCCAGCCTGGTCCTTGCTGATTTTGGTGCGGAAAGAATCGCTCAGCAGTACCTGGCAGCCTACCAAAACTTCGGGCTTCTGTAA
- a CDS encoding glycosyltransferase family 2 protein has product MMNYASNITPLILTYNEAPNLQRVLERLTWAKQILIIDSGSTDETLAIAATFPQVRVIQRPFDSFAEQCNFGLQHIDTEWVLSLDADYVLDAELEAFLQNFALSTHPEAGFEVRFKYAIYGKPLRGTLYPKRKVLYRRTLAQYLNDGHSHKVQITGSIGLLPGYIHHDDRKSLSRWLWAQDRYVQQEIAKFQSSDRGPSRFNDWVRKQIVLAPFVVFFYCLILKGGILDGWRGWYYAFQRMLAELLLTLHLLEEKMGRKQE; this is encoded by the coding sequence ATGATGAACTACGCTTCCAACATCACTCCCCTCATCCTCACCTACAACGAAGCACCCAACCTGCAACGGGTGCTGGAGCGTTTAACCTGGGCAAAACAAATCCTGATCATCGACAGTGGCAGTACCGACGAAACGCTGGCCATTGCGGCCACTTTTCCGCAGGTGCGGGTCATCCAACGGCCGTTTGATTCTTTTGCCGAGCAATGCAATTTTGGCTTGCAGCACATCGATACCGAATGGGTCTTGTCGCTGGATGCCGATTACGTGCTGGATGCGGAGCTGGAGGCTTTTTTGCAAAATTTTGCCCTTAGCACACATCCAGAAGCGGGCTTTGAGGTGCGCTTCAAATATGCCATTTACGGGAAACCCTTGCGGGGTACTTTGTATCCAAAGCGCAAAGTCTTGTACCGCCGTACCCTGGCGCAGTACCTCAACGACGGGCATTCCCACAAGGTGCAGATAACAGGCAGCATTGGCTTGTTGCCGGGGTACATCCACCACGACGACCGTAAATCACTGTCCCGCTGGCTTTGGGCGCAAGACCGTTATGTACAGCAGGAAATCGCCAAATTTCAGTCATCCGATAGGGGCCCTTCCCGCTTCAATGACTGGGTGCGCAAGCAGATTGTCCTGGCACCTTTTGTGGTGTTTTTTTATTGTTTGATTTTGAAAGGAGGCATTTTGGATGGTTGGCGGGGCTGGTATTACGCATTTCAGCGGATGCTGGCGGAGTTGTTGTTGACTTTGCACTTGTTGGAGGAGAAGATGGGGCGGAAGCAGGAATAA
- a CDS encoding ATP-binding protein: MARLKYPIGIQDFREIRTKGYHYLDKTTFIHRILTEGKYYFLSRPRRFGKSLLLSTIKEIYSGSRELFEDLWIADHWDWDKRHPVVHIKFAKSDYQGLGLAQAIFNELDKSAAELGVTLSKATFKERFEELLMVTTLAQGRVVLLVDEYDKPIIDYLEAPEQAKANREVLKQFYSVLKDADPYLELVFITGVSKFSKVSIFSDLNNLNDLTLHLQYSTLLGITPEELEKHFGEVLTQMEAKTPDIRHWVRRMYNGYSWDGQHHVYNPFSILNFLSSSSLRNYWFETGTPTFLIDLMRKVGRFVWNEDEFVALLDLASFDLERIDPATILFQTGYLSITELNEPEGWCKLNYPNQEVRASLEQLLLAAYQYRIGSGLPTVLELRQALERNNLDRVVEIINTAFSDIPHDLWKGATELHYHALVHLTFSLLGNYLKSEVNSSLGRCDAIVQTATHIYAFEFKLEQSAAIAIQQIIDKNYLGPFQLDTRQKVAVGINFSREKRGVDEFDWQEIA, from the coding sequence ATGGCTAGATTGAAGTATCCGATTGGTATCCAGGATTTTCGAGAAATCCGTACAAAGGGGTACCATTACCTCGATAAAACTACGTTTATCCACCGCATATTGACGGAGGGGAAATACTATTTCCTATCCCGTCCACGGCGTTTTGGCAAATCGCTGTTGTTGTCTACCATCAAAGAGATTTACAGCGGCAGCCGCGAATTATTTGAGGATTTGTGGATTGCAGATCATTGGGACTGGGACAAACGCCATCCAGTTGTCCACATCAAATTTGCCAAAAGTGATTACCAAGGCCTGGGCCTGGCGCAGGCTATATTCAATGAGTTGGACAAATCAGCGGCGGAACTCGGCGTAACTTTGAGCAAAGCGACCTTCAAAGAGCGATTTGAGGAGCTCCTGATGGTCACCACGCTTGCTCAGGGGCGGGTAGTACTGTTGGTGGATGAATACGACAAACCCATCATCGACTACCTGGAAGCTCCTGAACAAGCCAAAGCCAACCGCGAGGTGCTCAAGCAGTTTTATTCGGTACTCAAAGACGCCGATCCGTATCTGGAGTTGGTGTTCATCACCGGGGTGAGCAAGTTTTCGAAAGTGAGTATTTTTTCGGATCTGAACAATTTGAATGACCTAACCCTTCATCTGCAGTACAGCACTTTATTGGGTATTACACCCGAAGAGTTGGAAAAGCATTTTGGTGAGGTACTCACCCAGATGGAAGCAAAAACGCCCGATATCCGCCATTGGGTTCGCCGAATGTACAATGGGTACTCATGGGATGGTCAGCACCACGTATACAACCCTTTTTCCATTCTCAATTTTTTGAGTAGTAGTTCCTTGCGGAATTATTGGTTTGAAACAGGCACCCCTACTTTTTTAATTGATTTGATGCGTAAGGTTGGGCGTTTTGTGTGGAACGAAGATGAGTTTGTAGCCTTACTAGACCTAGCTAGTTTTGACCTGGAGCGCATTGACCCGGCTACCATCCTTTTTCAAACCGGGTATTTGAGCATTACAGAACTGAACGAGCCCGAAGGCTGGTGCAAACTCAATTACCCCAATCAGGAGGTACGTGCCAGCCTGGAGCAATTGCTGCTAGCAGCCTACCAGTATCGCATTGGATCTGGCCTGCCCACAGTGCTAGAATTGCGCCAAGCTTTGGAGCGAAACAATCTGGATCGGGTGGTTGAAATCATCAACACTGCATTTTCCGACATCCCGCACGATCTTTGGAAGGGTGCGACTGAACTCCACTACCACGCCTTGGTACATCTCACCTTTAGCCTCCTCGGCAATTACCTCAAGAGTGAAGTCAACAGCTCGCTGGGGCGTTGTGACGCCATTGTGCAAACTGCTACCCATATCTATGCTTTCGAATTCAAACTAGAGCAAAGTGCGGCCATAGCCATCCAACAAATCATCGATAAAAACTACCTGGGGCCGTTTCAATTGGACACTCGGCAGAAAGTAGCGGTGGGGATTAATTTTTCGCGGGAGAAGCGGGGGGTGGATGAGTTTGATTGGCAGGAAATCGCTTAG
- the asnB gene encoding asparagine synthase (glutamine-hydrolyzing), protein MCGITGIIQFGTSPSSMYAPLERMNQALAHRGPDDEGIWVEGPVALGHRRLSIIDLSSAGHQPMQSPDGRYVLVFNGEIYNFRTLKAELKDYPFRSGSDTEVILAAYAQWGIDCLKKLNGMYALALWDRQEQTLLLARDHLGIKPLYLYEAPQQILFASEVRSLLASGMVPRKINPAGISDYLRYQTVHAPQTMVQGVRMLEPGHYLLLSMDGRVEERAYWQPLGTTVPANKLDLASARQKVREALLTTIERQMIADVPFGAFLSGGIDSSSIVALMSQVSTTAVKTFSVTFAEEAFSEAPFARMIAEKYQTEHHEIRLSPDDFLHTIPRALQAMDHVSGDGPNTYIVAGATRKAGIKMALSGLGGDELFAGYPIFGRSKSLERLGWLNVLPVGLRQILAGVLAQSSSKVAIRKVAEVLGLPQIEPYGAYPLSRQSWPEMTIAQLAPGLEKTPNAVAAILEIIQALPGFDAAPLLSKISAAEMSTYMQNILLRDSDQMSMAHALEVRVPFLDHELVDLVMGISDAVKLPGAGPKPLLVAAMGEWLPDAIVNRPKMGFTLPYELWMKGALREFCAGHLAQLGERPFFAAAALQKLWQDFLRGHPGVKWSHLWSLVVLDEWLENNGLH, encoded by the coding sequence ATGTGCGGCATTACCGGAATCATTCAGTTTGGCACCTCTCCAAGTTCCATGTATGCACCATTGGAGCGCATGAACCAGGCCTTGGCGCACAGGGGCCCTGATGATGAGGGTATTTGGGTCGAAGGCCCCGTTGCGCTGGGGCACCGCCGCTTGTCGATCATCGATTTGTCGAGTGCCGGGCACCAGCCCATGCAAAGCCCGGATGGGCGCTACGTGTTGGTGTTCAATGGAGAGATTTACAATTTTCGTACCCTCAAGGCTGAACTTAAAGACTACCCTTTTCGCTCGGGTTCAGATACCGAAGTGATTCTGGCGGCTTACGCCCAATGGGGTATAGATTGCCTGAAAAAACTCAACGGTATGTATGCCTTAGCGTTGTGGGATCGCCAGGAACAAACCTTGTTGCTGGCCCGCGACCATTTGGGCATCAAACCTCTGTACCTGTACGAAGCGCCCCAACAGATCCTGTTTGCTTCGGAAGTGCGGTCTCTCCTGGCGAGCGGAATGGTGCCCCGCAAGATCAATCCGGCGGGCATCAGCGATTACCTGCGTTACCAAACCGTACACGCCCCTCAAACCATGGTGCAAGGGGTGCGCATGCTTGAACCCGGGCATTATTTGCTGCTGAGTATGGATGGCAGGGTGGAAGAACGGGCATATTGGCAGCCATTGGGCACTACCGTTCCTGCCAACAAGCTCGATTTGGCCAGCGCCCGCCAAAAAGTACGCGAAGCTTTGTTAACCACCATCGAACGACAAATGATTGCCGATGTTCCCTTTGGCGCATTTTTGTCGGGGGGCATTGATTCCAGTTCGATTGTTGCCCTGATGAGTCAGGTCAGCACTACGGCGGTCAAAACCTTTTCGGTCACTTTTGCCGAAGAAGCATTCAGCGAGGCACCCTTTGCCCGGATGATTGCTGAAAAATACCAAACCGAGCACCACGAAATTCGCCTGAGCCCCGACGATTTTTTGCATACCATTCCCCGGGCACTACAGGCCATGGATCACGTCAGTGGCGATGGGCCAAACACCTACATCGTAGCGGGTGCCACCCGCAAAGCGGGCATCAAAATGGCTTTGTCGGGCCTGGGTGGAGATGAGTTGTTTGCGGGTTACCCCATTTTTGGGCGCAGCAAAAGTTTGGAGCGCTTGGGATGGCTGAATGTTTTACCTGTGGGCCTGCGGCAAATACTGGCGGGTGTATTGGCGCAAAGCAGCTCAAAAGTGGCCATCCGGAAAGTAGCCGAAGTGTTGGGGTTGCCCCAGATTGAGCCTTATGGTGCTTATCCGCTGTCGCGGCAAAGTTGGCCAGAAATGACCATTGCTCAGTTGGCGCCGGGACTGGAAAAAACGCCCAACGCGGTGGCGGCAATTTTGGAAATAATCCAGGCCTTACCTGGATTTGACGCAGCGCCTTTGCTCAGCAAAATCTCGGCAGCGGAGATGAGTACTTACATGCAGAATATCCTCCTGCGCGATTCAGACCAAATGAGTATGGCCCATGCGCTGGAGGTACGCGTGCCATTTTTGGATCATGAACTGGTAGACTTGGTAATGGGCATCAGTGATGCCGTAAAATTGCCCGGCGCTGGCCCAAAACCTTTGCTGGTTGCGGCCATGGGTGAATGGTTGCCGGATGCGATCGTAAACCGACCTAAGATGGGCTTTACCTTGCCTTACGAGCTGTGGATGAAGGGGGCATTGCGCGAATTTTGTGCGGGTCACCTGGCCCAATTGGGTGAGCGGCCCTTTTTTGCCGCCGCCGCCCTGCAAAAATTGTGGCAGGATTTCCTGCGGGGGCATCCGGGCGTAAAATGGTCACACCTGTGGTCATTGGTGGTATTGGATGAATGGCTGGAAAACAACGGACTGCATTAG
- a CDS encoding glycosyltransferase family 4 protein, which yields MVKKSLVTLFYRKPRAAGNYSLETSFDVMMAAFPADAPFNLRRQVLSHFSNGIKARILATLEARRLRSDINHVTGDVHFIALGLPRRSTILTIHDCGFMHDYGGIYRWFLWLFWLVLPVWWCKRVTTISEASKADILRYTRCPAHKIRVIPTLIARHFYAVPKSFNAQKPRILHIGLAPNKNLINHLKALQGLNCSLYIIGKMEAEHHALLQQSQLEYDWGYNLSEAQIQEVYAQCDLLLFASTLEGFGMPILEAQTVGRPVVTSNLSSMPEVAGSAACLVDPHSVDSIRAGVLRVIEDAAYREDLIAAGFENVKRFQAETVARAYAELYGEVKNEKRKAKSEKRKVKSEK from the coding sequence GTGGTAAAAAAAAGCCTGGTTACCCTCTTCTACCGCAAGCCACGAGCCGCTGGCAACTACAGCCTTGAAACCTCGTTTGATGTCATGATGGCGGCGTTTCCTGCGGATGCGCCGTTTAACTTGCGGCGACAGGTGCTGTCGCATTTCAGCAATGGCATCAAGGCGCGAATTTTGGCCACCCTGGAGGCGCGCCGATTGCGCAGCGACATCAATCATGTTACGGGAGATGTACATTTTATCGCCCTGGGTTTGCCGCGTCGCTCGACAATATTGACCATCCACGATTGTGGATTTATGCATGATTACGGGGGGATATACCGCTGGTTTTTGTGGTTGTTTTGGCTGGTTTTGCCCGTCTGGTGGTGCAAAAGGGTTACCACCATCTCTGAGGCCAGCAAGGCTGATATCCTGCGGTATACGCGCTGCCCTGCGCACAAAATCAGGGTCATTCCAACCTTAATCGCCCGGCACTTTTATGCGGTTCCCAAGTCCTTTAATGCCCAAAAACCACGCATTTTACACATCGGACTGGCACCCAATAAAAACCTGATCAATCATTTAAAGGCCTTGCAAGGCCTGAATTGTTCCTTGTACATCATTGGCAAGATGGAAGCGGAACACCATGCATTGTTGCAGCAATCTCAACTTGAGTACGATTGGGGCTACAACCTAAGTGAGGCCCAAATCCAGGAAGTGTACGCACAGTGCGATCTTTTGCTTTTTGCTTCTACCCTCGAAGGTTTTGGCATGCCGATCCTCGAAGCCCAAACGGTGGGGCGTCCTGTAGTTACCTCCAATCTTTCTTCGATGCCGGAGGTGGCGGGCAGCGCCGCTTGTTTGGTTGACCCACATTCGGTAGACTCAATCCGAGCGGGCGTGCTGCGGGTCATTGAAGATGCGGCGTACCGGGAGGACTTGATTGCGGCAGGTTTTGAAAATGTGAAACGTTTTCAGGCGGAGACGGTGGCGCGGGCGTATGCGGAGCTGTATGGGGAAGTGAAAAATGAAAAGCGAAAAGCGAAAAGTGAAAAGCGAAAAGTGAAAAGTGAAAAATGA